A window from Osmia lignaria lignaria isolate PbOS001 chromosome 8, iyOsmLign1, whole genome shotgun sequence encodes these proteins:
- the LOC143305547 gene encoding uncharacterized protein LOC143305547 — protein MATATMVPNTFVIEPFCPTSTTWSRWLMRLEGAFRIFTIKNEARVPYLLHYVGPASFDIVCNQLAPQDPFEATYITLTKTLGDFYEPAPLEIVENYKFHQRKQKEGESIQEFLAALQKLCLHCKFGEYVKTALRNQLVFGLISKKIQARLLELPDLTLEKATQVATAMEISDKGTQQLQGETSEYQDITSPTVAKIKNVQAKLTLKENAKPIFCKARPVPFRLRTQIEEELLRLETEGILIKVDTAEWAIPIVPVLKKNGQICICGDFSVTLNAQLIVDDHLLPTADELFASMAGGVIFSKIDLLQAYLQMEVRPEDRHLLTLNTHKGLYRCTRLMYGIASVPAIWQRTIESILGDIPGVAVFLDDIRIAGSSVEDHLRTLELVFTRLQKYNIRINPDKSEFFARQINYCGYVIDKNGLHKALDKIKAIEGMRGPQNVTEQTLLQYRNAKHNTTGKSPAELMFNRKLRTRLDLLLKIANLARLHYKVKLDDGRIWKRHVNQMREIGENTLPKPTDYSSVVQKESDFSTVGDTPTRVETAN, from the exons ATGGCTACAGCAACGATGGTACCTAATACATTCGTAATTGAACCGTTCTGCCCCACAAGCACAACGTGGTCAAGATGGCTGATGCGATTGGAAGGAGCTTTCCGGATCTTCACAATTAAAAACGAGGCAAGAGTTCCTTATTTATTACATTACGTTGGACCGGCGTCTTTCGACATCGTGTGTAACCAGTTAGCTCCACAGGACCCATTCGAAGCGACTTATATAACTCTAACAAAAACGTTAGGCGATTTCTACGAGCCAGCACCGCTCGAAATAGTGGAAAACTACAAATTTCACCAACGAAAGCAGAAGGAAGGTGAATCGATACAAGAATTTTTAGCAGCCCTGCAGAAACTCTGCTTACACTGTAAATTTGGCGAATACGTAAAGACTGCACTACGCAACCAATTAGTTTTTGGGTTGATCAGCAAGAAAATTCAAGCACGACTTCTCGAATTACCGGACTTGACCTTGGAGAAAGCGACGCAGGTGGCAACAGCGATGGAGATATCGGACAAAGGAACACAACAACTTCAAGGAGAGACGTCAGAG TACCAAGACATTACGTCCCCGACAGtagcaaaaattaaaaatgttcaaGCCAAGTTAACTTTGAAAGAGAATGCGAAGCCGATTTTCTGCAAAGCACGCCCGGTACCATTTCGTCTACGTACACAGATCGAAGAGGAATTATTAAGATTAGAAACGGAAGGTATTTTGATTAAAGTCGACACCGCGGAATGGGCTATACCCATCGTGCCGGTACTTAAAAAGAATGGACAAATATGTATTTGTGGAGATTTCAGTGTAACGTTAAACGCGCAATTAATAGTAGATGACCACCTCTTACCGACAGCGGATGAACTGTTCGCATCTATGGCGGGAGGAGTAATCTTTTCAAAAATCGACCTTCTACAGGCATATTTACAAATGGAAGTCCGACCGGAGGACAGACATTTGCTTACGCTAAATACACACAAAGGTCTTTACCGTTGCACACGTTTAATGTACGGGATTGCATCCGTGCCAGCGATCTGGCAAAGAACAATTGAAAGCATACTAGGCGACATTCCAGGCGTCGCAGTTTTCTTAGACGACATACGCATTGCGGGTTCAAGTGTGGAAGACCACTTACGAACTCTAGAATTAGTTTTCACGCGTTTACAAAAATACAATATTAGAATAAATCCAGATAAAAGCGAATTTTTTGCGCGACAAATAAACTACTGCGGTTATGTTATTGACAAAAATGGATTACATAAAGCCCTGGATAAAATCAAAGCAATCGAAGGTATGCGTGGACCACAGAACGTAACAGAG CAAACTCTTCTACAGTACCGAAATGCAAAACACAATACTACTGGTAAATCACCAGCCGAATTAATGTTCAATAGAAAATTGCGTACACGACTAGACCTGTTATTAAAGATAGCAAATTTAGCAAGACTACATTATAAAGTTAAGTTGGACGATGGACGAATCTGGAAAAGACACGTAAACCAAATGCGGGAGATAGGGGAAAACACACTCCCGAAACCAACTGATTATTCAAGCGTTGTTCAAAAAGAATCAGATTTTTCCACAGTTGGCGATACACCCACGAGAGTGGAAACAGCGAACTAA